The following proteins come from a genomic window of Burkholderia stabilis:
- a CDS encoding DUF4123 domain-containing protein: protein MSDVSDSGNIVDGRDVVDVNEAVDAAPNPREPEWPVFLEMLKASLAGEAGESQPIRLYAIVDTRGYQELDTQLVTVRGLRYASLWTDTGLDAYTDIAPYLIAFDRQALDDEGGEQYRLLRQLWLDAVDLHAVTWLWSAWSFDALDAHLRRYVKYALPNGRAYYLFFFDNHVFGRLRQVWSDAQAQQFVAPFGEIRYRNRRLEEVVWRNAAPASADAAPAGDVQGLSEKQHAQLIELGYPDKLVLKFRETMAAAVDHLSDGALYEQVVEQLDRAAGHGVSGEAELLCYVVMGVQVAPKFDEHPAVKASLEAASRGETGVDAALMAIDDATWDAIRDAHERELLEARGGVA from the coding sequence ATGAGTGATGTGAGTGACAGCGGCAACATAGTTGACGGGCGAGATGTCGTCGACGTGAACGAGGCCGTCGACGCTGCGCCGAATCCGCGCGAGCCGGAATGGCCGGTATTTCTGGAGATGCTGAAAGCGTCGCTGGCGGGTGAGGCCGGCGAGAGCCAGCCGATTCGACTCTATGCGATCGTCGATACGCGCGGTTATCAGGAGCTGGACACGCAACTTGTGACGGTGCGCGGCCTGCGCTACGCGTCGCTCTGGACGGATACCGGTCTCGACGCTTATACGGATATCGCACCGTACCTGATTGCCTTCGACCGTCAGGCACTCGACGACGAGGGGGGCGAGCAATATCGACTGCTGCGTCAGCTGTGGCTGGACGCGGTTGATCTGCACGCGGTGACGTGGCTTTGGTCGGCGTGGTCGTTCGATGCACTCGACGCGCATTTGCGCAGATATGTGAAGTACGCGCTGCCGAACGGTCGCGCGTATTACCTGTTCTTTTTCGACAATCACGTGTTCGGACGGCTGCGGCAGGTGTGGAGCGACGCGCAGGCGCAGCAGTTCGTTGCGCCGTTCGGCGAGATTCGCTATCGCAACCGGCGGCTCGAGGAGGTCGTGTGGCGCAACGCTGCGCCAGCGTCTGCCGACGCTGCGCCGGCAGGCGACGTGCAGGGCTTGAGCGAGAAGCAGCATGCGCAACTGATCGAACTCGGCTATCCGGACAAGCTCGTGCTGAAGTTTCGCGAGACGATGGCGGCGGCGGTCGATCACCTGTCCGACGGAGCGCTGTACGAGCAGGTCGTCGAGCAACTCGATCGCGCGGCGGGGCACGGGGTCTCCGGCGAAGCGGAACTGCTGTGTTACGTCGTGATGGGCGTGCAGGTCGCGCCGAAGTTCGACGAGCATCCGGCGGTGAAGGCGAGCCTCGAAGCGGCGTCGCGCGGGGAAACCGGTGTCGATGCGGCGCTGATGGCGATCGACGACGCGACGTGGGATGCGATTCGCGATGCCCATGAGCGGGAATTGCTGGAGGCGCGTGGTGGCGTGGCTTAG
- a CDS encoding DUF3304 domain-containing protein, producing the protein MSGNCWRRVVAWLRSVLVVGLVVVAFSACGKSEPVYGGISVIAHNYLPYNLDGFTIIDAYGNKAGGGNSLPGGGGGVTCCYKLKGTEFTVKWDYVDVDQWHKGNDETLHAEAKATLSPSQVPERVGDRILEVHFYPDRHVEFQFPGALMDESRIPMIDVSRWMASRYQAQLNKRYDEREDQQFRRIARVVAAAWLKYRLTDRDDLEQYTYFSLLVNSRFDAHPEVQRVLQSTAGKPGIFARAMESLPKRVLSVLSTDEFEAVAVPTIPDGLLPPPRAEDAARG; encoded by the coding sequence ATGAGCGGGAATTGCTGGAGGCGCGTGGTGGCGTGGCTTAGGTCCGTGCTGGTGGTGGGCCTGGTTGTAGTGGCCTTTAGCGCATGCGGGAAATCGGAGCCGGTGTATGGCGGGATTTCGGTGATCGCTCACAACTATCTGCCGTACAACCTGGATGGATTTACGATCATCGATGCCTATGGAAACAAGGCAGGTGGAGGGAATAGCTTGCCGGGTGGCGGAGGTGGGGTGACTTGTTGCTACAAGCTCAAGGGTACCGAGTTCACGGTCAAATGGGACTATGTCGATGTCGATCAATGGCACAAAGGCAACGACGAAACGCTTCACGCCGAGGCGAAGGCTACGTTGTCTCCGTCGCAGGTTCCGGAGAGGGTAGGTGATCGAATTCTCGAAGTGCACTTCTATCCGGATCGTCACGTCGAGTTTCAGTTTCCCGGCGCGCTGATGGATGAATCGCGTATTCCGATGATCGACGTGTCGCGCTGGATGGCGAGCCGGTATCAGGCGCAATTGAACAAACGATACGACGAGCGTGAGGACCAGCAGTTTCGTCGCATCGCGCGTGTCGTTGCGGCGGCGTGGTTGAAATACCGACTGACCGACCGTGACGATCTGGAGCAGTACACGTACTTCAGTCTGCTCGTAAACAGCCGTTTCGATGCACATCCTGAGGTTCAGCGTGTGCTGCAGTCGACCGCCGGCAAGCCGGGGATATTTGCGAGAGCGATGGAGTCGTTGCCGAAGCGTGTGTTGTCCGTGTTGTCGACTGACGAGTTCGAAGCGGTGGCGGTGCCGACGATTCCCGATGGCCTGCTGCCGCCGCCACGTGCAGAGGATGCGGCGCGTGGATGA
- a CDS encoding DUF3304 domain-containing protein encodes MKLSSLVSRVLAGCLLAVAVTACGKSEPIYSGISVMGRNYLPYNMNGFTITDAYGNKASGGGDDPPGSGGGSVACCYKLKGTEFTVKWKYYDADRWTMGDSHTQQVETKVVMPPSALPEKVGSRILEVHFYPDHHVEFQFPGELLDESRVPIVDVSRWMASHYQEQLDKKFDDTDGQSHRRIARVVASAWLKYRLTDRNDLEQYAYFGLLVNGRFDAHPEIQRVLRAAAGKPGAFAKSMQSLPKNVLAELVSDKFRSVTVPAVPDGLLPPQRVEEKQHG; translated from the coding sequence ATGAAACTGTCGAGTCTGGTGAGTCGTGTTCTGGCAGGGTGCTTGCTCGCGGTGGCCGTAACTGCATGCGGGAAATCGGAACCGATCTACAGTGGGATTTCGGTGATGGGGCGGAATTATCTTCCCTACAACATGAACGGTTTCACCATTACGGACGCTTACGGCAACAAAGCGAGCGGTGGCGGAGATGATCCGCCCGGCAGCGGCGGCGGGAGTGTCGCGTGCTGTTACAAGCTCAAGGGCACGGAATTCACGGTCAAGTGGAAGTATTACGACGCAGATCGATGGACGATGGGCGATTCGCATACGCAGCAAGTCGAAACAAAGGTCGTGATGCCACCGTCGGCCCTCCCCGAAAAAGTTGGTAGTCGTATTCTCGAAGTTCATTTCTACCCGGATCATCACGTCGAGTTTCAGTTTCCCGGCGAGCTTCTGGACGAGTCACGCGTTCCGATCGTGGATGTTTCGCGATGGATGGCGAGTCACTATCAGGAGCAACTGGATAAAAAGTTCGATGACACCGATGGGCAGTCGCATCGTCGCATTGCACGCGTGGTGGCTTCGGCGTGGTTGAAATACCGGCTGACCGACCGGAACGATCTCGAGCAGTATGCGTACTTTGGCTTGCTCGTGAACGGTCGATTTGATGCTCACCCGGAGATACAGCGTGTCTTGCGGGCAGCCGCCGGAAAGCCTGGCGCGTTCGCAAAATCGATGCAGTCACTGCCCAAGAACGTGCTCGCTGAGTTGGTGAGCGATAAGTTCAGATCGGTTACCGTGCCTGCCGTCCCCGACGGGTTATTGCCGCCACAGCGGGTAGAGGAGAAGCAGCATGGCTGA